In Chaetodon trifascialis isolate fChaTrf1 chromosome 2, fChaTrf1.hap1, whole genome shotgun sequence, one DNA window encodes the following:
- the LOC139347135 gene encoding ras and Rab interactor 2-like isoform X1, translating into MASSSPPRNPPSGLTDRSGSFFKLIDTFALEIGELKKEMVQTAPTVDKEPMDLQGLESEVSGVYLQSPGCGGVGEERDSGYDSLRRRMSVLDRLTQTHPVWLLLAVSEEEASHILLKQPPGVFLVRKSAALQRKVLSVRLKDDQSGTPISHFPVRESQYTFSLEGSGISFADLFRLVAFYCISRDVLPFTLKLPEAIASAKTQKELEEVAQLGAGFWDSALCGQRRTSPCPRRPLSRTLSPQRTNRNREVEGSQQRHAGAHCDSAPPTLRSHAPPPSFHLEGRHSSGPLCFLNPLFLQTHHHHHHHCEDDTPSCAVRSDSNLENAGKTSVKPLNSSQGNEQHVDKIKLNGKSRPPPPRPPPPRSMPRRRPAPPPPGPPAATTRPKSMPEAVAVSPKHQQSSSRRPAPARPPMGAKNSSPSKTASSPIPVPSSAPPPRPKKPDLEAHRCHIALDDDTIAKALSRAKLPPCQPPPAVPADVLLENNAGSPSSPNERGCQRLSDMSMSTSSSDSLEYSQSPGFSLGLAPSPSRHLNHQDPVEDSSEDDEDGEEDEEEDYGVSLETDLEMRLRPSLKARRRRVGVSLSGGSFILPRALKGRFRKVSGMLSSLMTPERRAVKRIAELSRDKSSYFGSLVQDYISFVQENRGCHTSGMDFLQTIRQFMTQMKAYLRQSSELDPPIESLIPEDQIDQVLEKAMHKCVLKPLKSVIEAALHDFQVSSGAWQQLRENLALAKAKNPQELGVDGAVPPDPVAIEKICHKFLNMRKMYSPEKKVSVLLRVCKLIYTIMQDNSGRMYGADDFLPMLTYVVAQCDMPQLDTEIQYMMELLDPSLLQGEGGYYLTSAYGAMALIKNFQEEQAARVLSSEARNTLHQWHRRRTAQRSVPSVDDFQNYLRVALQEVDTGCTAKTLLVHPYTTTEEVCSLCAYKFKIPDPENYALFLVTEDTSQQLAPDTHPQRIKAELHSRPQTQIFHFLYRKVPNLNLCIPAIMHNGNCLQVE; encoded by the exons ATGGCCTCCAGCTCGCCGCCGAGGAATCCCCCGAGCGGCCTCACAGACAGGAGCGGCAGCTTCTTTAAG CTGATCGACACATTTGCGTTGGAGATTGgggagctgaagaaggagatGGTCCAAACCGCTCCAACAGTAGACAAGGAGCCCATGGACCTACAAGG gCTGGAGAGTGAAGTGAGCGGTGTGTACCTGCAGTCCCCCGGCTGTGGTGGGGTCGGGGAAGAAAGGGATTCTGGGTATGATTCCTTACGGAGGAGGATGAGCGTGTTGGACAGGCTGACTCAGACCCACCCCGtgtggctgctgctggcagTCAGTGAAGAGGAGGCCAGCCATATATTGCTCAAACAGCCACCAGGG GTGTTCCTGGTGAGGAAGTCAGCTGCACTGCAGAGAAAGGTTCTGTCTGTGCGTCTCAAGGACGACCAGTCAGGAACTCCCATCAGCCACTTTCCGGTCAGAGAGAGCCAGTACA ccttttctCTTGAGGGATCTGGGATCAGCTTTGCAGATCTGTTTCGCCTGGTTGCTTTCTACTGTATTAGCAG GGATGTGCTGCCTTTCACACTCAAACTCCCAGAAGCCATTGCATCTGCTAAGACTCAGAAAGAACTGGAGGAGGTGGCTCAGCTTGGAGCAG GCTTCTGGGACTCTGCCCTGTGTGGTCAGCGTCGCACCTCTCCATGTCCCCGTCGTCCTCTGAGCCGTACCCTCAGCCCCCAGCGAACTAACAGGAACAGGGAAGTTGAGGGGTCACAGCAGAGACACGCCGGGGCTCACTGTGACAGTGCACCCCCGACCCTACGCTCCCACGCTCCTCCACCTTCCTTTCATCTGGAGGGAAGACATTCCAGCGGTCCTCTGTGCTTCCTTAACCCCCTGTTTCTCCAGactcatcatcaccaccaccaccactgtgaGGACGATACACCTTCATGTGCTGTCAGGTCTGACAGCAACCTAGAGAATGCGGGGAAAACGTCAGTGAAGCCATTAAACAGCAGTCAAGGTAACGAGCAACACGTGGACAAGATCAAACTGAACGGCAAATCACGGCCCCCTCCCCCTCGCCCCCCTCCACCACGCTCAATGCCACGCAGGCGCCCTGCCCCACCTCCACCTGGACCTCCAGCAGCTACCACGAGACCCAAGAGCATGCCAGAGGCTGTTGCTGTTTCTCCAAAGCATCAACAGTCCTCTAGTAGGCGCCCGGCACCCGCCCGACCACCAATGGGTGCCAAGAACAGCAGCCCGTCCAAAACTGCCAGCTCACCAATCCCTGTGCCTTCCAGCGCACCACCTCCAAGACCTAAGAAGCCTGATCTGGAAGCTCACCGCTGCCACATCGCCCTGGATGATGATACCATCGCGAAGGCTCTGTCCCGTGCCAAGCTTCCACCCTGccagcctccacctgctgtCCCTGCTGATGTACTACTGGAGAATAACGCTGGGAGTCCATCCAGCCCGAATGAGAGGGGATGCCAGCGACTCAGTGACATGAGCATGTCCACTTCTTCCTCCGACTCACTGGAATATTCACAGTCTCCGGGATTCTCCCTGGGCCTGGCCCCTAGCCCGTCCCGACACCTTAATCATCAAGATCCAGTGGAGGACAGCAGTGAAGATGACGAGGATGgggaagaagacgaagaagaagactATGGTGTCAGCCTGGAGACGGACCTAGAAATGCGCCTCCGTCCATCCTTAAAGGCACGGCGGCGAAGGGTTGGCGTGAGCCTGAGTGGTGGCTCTTTTATCCTGCCCAGGGCCCTGAAGGGACGCTTCCGCAAGGTGAGCGGCATGCTCAGCTCCCTCATGACCCCAGAGAGACGGGCGGTGAAAAGGATTGCAGAGCTGTCCAGGGACAAAAGCTCGTATTTTGGCTCCCTGGTCCAGGACTACATCAGCTTTGTCCAGGAGAACCGAGGCTGTCACACATCAGGGATGGATTTTCTGCAGACTATCAGGCAGTTTATGACACAGATGAAGGCTTACCTGCGCCAGAGCTCTGAGCTGGACCCCCCTATAGAGTCACTCATACCTGAGGACCAGATCG ACCAGGTGCTAGAGAAGGCCATGCACAAGTGTGTCCTAAAGCCTCTGAAGAGTGTGATCGAGGCGGCTTTACATGACTTCCAG GTGAGCAGCGGAGCTTGGCAGCAGCTGAGGGAGAACCTGGCCCTGGCGAAGGCCAAGAATCCCCAGGAGCTTGGGGTGGATGGAGCTGTGCCTCCTGACCCCGTGGCGATTGAGAAAATCTGCCACAAGTTCCTAAACATGAGAAAGATGTACTCCCCTGAGAAAAAGGTGTCAgtgctgctgcgtgtgtgtaaaCTCATTTACACCATCATGCAGGATAACTCAG GAAGGATGTACGGCGCCGATGACTTCCTGCCCATGCTGACTTATGTCGTGGCTCAGTGTGACATGCCTCAGCTGGACACAGAGATCCAGTATatgatggagctgctggaccCATCTCTTCTGCAAGGAGAGG GGGGCTACTACCTGACTAGTGCCTACGGAGCCATGGCCCTCATCAAGAACTTCCAGGAGGAGCAGGCAGCCCGGGTGCTGAGCTCTGAAGCCAGGAACACTCTGCACCAGTGGCACCGCCGACGCACTGCCCAGCGTTCAGTGCCGTCTGTGGACGACTTTCAG AATTATCTCCGTGTGGCTCTGCAGGAAGTGGACACCGGCTGCACCGCCAAAACCCTGCTCGTCCACCCATACACAACCACAGAGGAGGTCTGCTCACTCTGCGCTTACAAATTCAAGATTCCCGACCCTGAGAACTACGCACTGTTTCTGGTCACTGAGGACACGAGCCAGCAGCTCGCCCCGGACACACACCCTCAACGAATCAAAGCCGAGCTCCACAGCCGGCCTCAGACACAGATCTTCCACTTTCTGTACAGGAAGGTGCCTAACCTTAACCTCTGCATCCCTGCCATCATGCACAATGGAAATTGCCTTCAAGTTGAATAG
- the LOC139347135 gene encoding ras and Rab interactor 2-like isoform X2 — protein MASSSPPRNPPSGLTDRSGSFFKLIDTFALEIGELKKEMVQTAPTVDKEPMDLQGLESEVSGVYLQSPGCGGVGEERDSGYDSLRRRMSVLDRLTQTHPVWLLLAVSEEEASHILLKQPPGVFLVRKSAALQRKVLSVRLKDDQSGTPISHFPVRESQYTFSLEGSGISFADLFRLVAFYCISRDVLPFTLKLPEAIASAKTQKELEEVAQLGAGFWDSALCGQRRTSPCPRRPLSRTLSPQRTNRNREVEGSQQRHAGAHCDSAPPTLRSHAPPPSFHLEGRHSSGPLCFLNPLFLQTHHHHHHHCEDDTPSCAVRSDSNLENAGKTSVKPLNSSQGNEQHVDKIKLNGKSRPPPPRPPPPRSMPRRRPAPPPPGPPAATTRPKSMPEAVAVSPKHQQSSSRRPAPARPPMGAKNSSPSKTASSPIPVPSSAPPPRPKKPDLEAHRCHIALDDDTIAKALSRAKLPPCQPPPAVPADVLLENNAGSPSSPNERGCQRLSDMSMSTSSSDSLEYSQSPGFSLGLAPSPSRHLNHQDPVEDSSEDDEDGEEDEEEDYGVSLETDLEMRLRPSLKARRRRVGVSLSGGSFILPRALKGRFRKVSGMLSSLMTPERRAVKRIAELSRDKSSYFGSLVQDYISFVQENRGCHTSGMDFLQTIRQFMTQMKAYLRQSSELDPPIESLIPEDQIDQVLEKAMHKCVLKPLKSVIEAALHDFQVSSGAWQQLRENLALAKAKNPQELGVDGAVPPDPVAIEKICHKFLNMRKMYSPEKKVSVLLRVCKLIYTIMQDNSGRMYGADDFLPMLTYVVAQCDMPQLDTEIQYMMELLDPSLLQGEGGYYLTSAYGAMALIKNFQEEQAARVLSSEARNTLHQWHRRRTAQRSVPSVDDFQVSRLT, from the exons ATGGCCTCCAGCTCGCCGCCGAGGAATCCCCCGAGCGGCCTCACAGACAGGAGCGGCAGCTTCTTTAAG CTGATCGACACATTTGCGTTGGAGATTGgggagctgaagaaggagatGGTCCAAACCGCTCCAACAGTAGACAAGGAGCCCATGGACCTACAAGG gCTGGAGAGTGAAGTGAGCGGTGTGTACCTGCAGTCCCCCGGCTGTGGTGGGGTCGGGGAAGAAAGGGATTCTGGGTATGATTCCTTACGGAGGAGGATGAGCGTGTTGGACAGGCTGACTCAGACCCACCCCGtgtggctgctgctggcagTCAGTGAAGAGGAGGCCAGCCATATATTGCTCAAACAGCCACCAGGG GTGTTCCTGGTGAGGAAGTCAGCTGCACTGCAGAGAAAGGTTCTGTCTGTGCGTCTCAAGGACGACCAGTCAGGAACTCCCATCAGCCACTTTCCGGTCAGAGAGAGCCAGTACA ccttttctCTTGAGGGATCTGGGATCAGCTTTGCAGATCTGTTTCGCCTGGTTGCTTTCTACTGTATTAGCAG GGATGTGCTGCCTTTCACACTCAAACTCCCAGAAGCCATTGCATCTGCTAAGACTCAGAAAGAACTGGAGGAGGTGGCTCAGCTTGGAGCAG GCTTCTGGGACTCTGCCCTGTGTGGTCAGCGTCGCACCTCTCCATGTCCCCGTCGTCCTCTGAGCCGTACCCTCAGCCCCCAGCGAACTAACAGGAACAGGGAAGTTGAGGGGTCACAGCAGAGACACGCCGGGGCTCACTGTGACAGTGCACCCCCGACCCTACGCTCCCACGCTCCTCCACCTTCCTTTCATCTGGAGGGAAGACATTCCAGCGGTCCTCTGTGCTTCCTTAACCCCCTGTTTCTCCAGactcatcatcaccaccaccaccactgtgaGGACGATACACCTTCATGTGCTGTCAGGTCTGACAGCAACCTAGAGAATGCGGGGAAAACGTCAGTGAAGCCATTAAACAGCAGTCAAGGTAACGAGCAACACGTGGACAAGATCAAACTGAACGGCAAATCACGGCCCCCTCCCCCTCGCCCCCCTCCACCACGCTCAATGCCACGCAGGCGCCCTGCCCCACCTCCACCTGGACCTCCAGCAGCTACCACGAGACCCAAGAGCATGCCAGAGGCTGTTGCTGTTTCTCCAAAGCATCAACAGTCCTCTAGTAGGCGCCCGGCACCCGCCCGACCACCAATGGGTGCCAAGAACAGCAGCCCGTCCAAAACTGCCAGCTCACCAATCCCTGTGCCTTCCAGCGCACCACCTCCAAGACCTAAGAAGCCTGATCTGGAAGCTCACCGCTGCCACATCGCCCTGGATGATGATACCATCGCGAAGGCTCTGTCCCGTGCCAAGCTTCCACCCTGccagcctccacctgctgtCCCTGCTGATGTACTACTGGAGAATAACGCTGGGAGTCCATCCAGCCCGAATGAGAGGGGATGCCAGCGACTCAGTGACATGAGCATGTCCACTTCTTCCTCCGACTCACTGGAATATTCACAGTCTCCGGGATTCTCCCTGGGCCTGGCCCCTAGCCCGTCCCGACACCTTAATCATCAAGATCCAGTGGAGGACAGCAGTGAAGATGACGAGGATGgggaagaagacgaagaagaagactATGGTGTCAGCCTGGAGACGGACCTAGAAATGCGCCTCCGTCCATCCTTAAAGGCACGGCGGCGAAGGGTTGGCGTGAGCCTGAGTGGTGGCTCTTTTATCCTGCCCAGGGCCCTGAAGGGACGCTTCCGCAAGGTGAGCGGCATGCTCAGCTCCCTCATGACCCCAGAGAGACGGGCGGTGAAAAGGATTGCAGAGCTGTCCAGGGACAAAAGCTCGTATTTTGGCTCCCTGGTCCAGGACTACATCAGCTTTGTCCAGGAGAACCGAGGCTGTCACACATCAGGGATGGATTTTCTGCAGACTATCAGGCAGTTTATGACACAGATGAAGGCTTACCTGCGCCAGAGCTCTGAGCTGGACCCCCCTATAGAGTCACTCATACCTGAGGACCAGATCG ACCAGGTGCTAGAGAAGGCCATGCACAAGTGTGTCCTAAAGCCTCTGAAGAGTGTGATCGAGGCGGCTTTACATGACTTCCAG GTGAGCAGCGGAGCTTGGCAGCAGCTGAGGGAGAACCTGGCCCTGGCGAAGGCCAAGAATCCCCAGGAGCTTGGGGTGGATGGAGCTGTGCCTCCTGACCCCGTGGCGATTGAGAAAATCTGCCACAAGTTCCTAAACATGAGAAAGATGTACTCCCCTGAGAAAAAGGTGTCAgtgctgctgcgtgtgtgtaaaCTCATTTACACCATCATGCAGGATAACTCAG GAAGGATGTACGGCGCCGATGACTTCCTGCCCATGCTGACTTATGTCGTGGCTCAGTGTGACATGCCTCAGCTGGACACAGAGATCCAGTATatgatggagctgctggaccCATCTCTTCTGCAAGGAGAGG GGGGCTACTACCTGACTAGTGCCTACGGAGCCATGGCCCTCATCAAGAACTTCCAGGAGGAGCAGGCAGCCCGGGTGCTGAGCTCTGAAGCCAGGAACACTCTGCACCAGTGGCACCGCCGACGCACTGCCCAGCGTTCAGTGCCGTCTGTGGACGACTTTCAGGTATCACGCCTGACCTGA